The proteins below are encoded in one region of Clostridium pasteurianum DSM 525 = ATCC 6013:
- the rho gene encoding transcription termination factor Rho, which produces MAKGLGIKNISKFKKKDLIEEIKKVSPVSIEKDGVVLSEKISPKKGKNVASDIDENNSENLKNENDVIVNDKEILNKNILKKDETKIKAEKTQVSISNTKSSKNSAEEIQKGNTEVVRENHRTETNIKLEHDRNRAEFDKNHERKDSHNFKSNFDQTRNANDKDKHIREEKDDKFKEMVHESNSAKGVLELVDNNNFGFLRGKNYLTSPDDIYVSPSQIRRFNLKTGDEVEGKVRIPKEGEKFKALLYVQSVNGENPDKAVGRKPFETLVPVYPNKRLKLEKNEKELATRLMDIMSPIGKGQRGLIVAPPKAGKTTLLKTVAQSISHNHPEVKLIVLLIDERPEEVTDMKESIKGEVIYSTFDEEPEHHTKVAYMVLERTKRMVEQGQDVVILLDSLTRLSRAYNLTITPTGRTLSGGLDPGALIMPKKFFGAARNIKEGGSLTILATALVDTGSRMDDMIFEEFKGTGNMEVHLDRRLQERRIFPAIDIYKSGTRKEKLLLSQEEYDASYLIRRVLYNENSTQSVTEKVINLLSETKNNKEFVDIISKEKWER; this is translated from the coding sequence ATGGCAAAAGGGCTAGGAATAAAAAATATTTCAAAATTTAAAAAGAAAGATCTTATTGAAGAAATTAAAAAAGTTTCTCCTGTTTCTATAGAAAAAGATGGAGTTGTGCTTAGTGAGAAAATATCTCCTAAAAAAGGTAAAAATGTAGCTTCGGATATAGATGAGAATAATAGTGAAAATTTAAAAAATGAAAATGATGTAATCGTTAATGATAAAGAGATATTAAATAAAAATATATTAAAAAAAGATGAAACAAAAATAAAAGCAGAAAAGACTCAAGTTAGCATCAGTAATACTAAAAGTTCAAAAAATAGTGCGGAAGAGATTCAAAAGGGAAATACTGAGGTTGTTAGGGAAAACCATAGGACAGAAACCAATATTAAATTGGAACATGATAGGAATAGAGCTGAATTTGATAAAAATCATGAAAGAAAAGACTCACATAATTTTAAAAGTAATTTTGATCAAACAAGAAATGCCAATGACAAAGACAAACATATTAGAGAAGAAAAAGATGATAAATTTAAAGAAATGGTACATGAATCTAATTCTGCTAAAGGAGTTTTAGAATTAGTAGATAATAATAATTTTGGATTTTTACGTGGTAAGAATTATTTAACTAGTCCAGACGATATATATGTATCTCCATCTCAGATAAGAAGATTTAATCTGAAAACAGGAGATGAGGTAGAAGGTAAAGTTAGAATACCTAAAGAAGGAGAAAAATTTAAAGCACTTTTATATGTACAAAGTGTAAATGGTGAAAATCCAGACAAGGCAGTAGGAAGAAAACCCTTTGAAACCTTAGTACCAGTTTATCCAAATAAAAGATTGAAGTTGGAAAAAAATGAAAAAGAGTTGGCAACCAGACTTATGGATATTATGTCACCTATTGGTAAGGGACAAAGAGGACTTATAGTTGCCCCTCCTAAAGCAGGAAAAACTACCTTACTAAAGACAGTAGCCCAAAGCATATCTCATAATCATCCAGAAGTTAAACTCATAGTGCTTTTAATAGATGAAAGACCGGAAGAAGTTACTGATATGAAGGAATCTATAAAGGGAGAAGTTATATATTCTACCTTTGATGAGGAGCCAGAACATCACACAAAAGTTGCATATATGGTTTTGGAACGTACTAAGAGAATGGTTGAACAGGGACAGGATGTGGTAATACTTTTAGATAGTTTAACCAGACTTTCAAGAGCATACAATCTTACTATAACACCTACGGGAAGAACTTTATCTGGAGGGCTTGATCCAGGGGCTTTAATAATGCCTAAGAAATTCTTTGGAGCTGCTAGGAACATAAAAGAAGGAGGAAGCCTTACTATACTGGCTACAGCTCTTGTGGATACAGGAAGCAGAATGGATGATATGATTTTTGAAGAATTTAAAGGTACAGGAAACATGGAAGTACATCTTGATAGAAGACTCCAAGAAAGAAGAATTTTCCCTGCAATTGACATTTATAAATCTGGAACGAGAAAAGAAAAGCTTCTTTTATCACAGGAAGAATATGATGCATCATATTTAATAAGAAGAGTATTGTATAATGAAAATAGTACTCAAAGTGTAACTGAAAAGGTAATAAATCTCTTGAGTGAAACTAAAAACAATAAAGAATTTGTAGATATCATAAGTAAAGAAAAATGGGAAAGATAA
- a CDS encoding CTP synthase — protein MKNTKYIFVTGGVVSSLGKGITAASLGRLLKNRGLKVSIQKFDPYINVDPGTMSPYQHGEVFVTDDGAETDLDLGHYERFIDENLSKNSNVTTGKVYWSVISKERKGDYLGGTVQVIPHITNELKDRVYRVAKEKDVDIVITEIGGTVGDIESLPFLEAIRQIKYEVGSGNSCFIHVTLVPYLRKAGEIKTKPTQHSVKELRSIGIQPDIIVCRTEKELSEDVRNKLGLFCNVDGKAVIQNLDAENLYEIPLLLHKEGLDTLVCEKLALNCSDVDNTEWIEMVKNLKNLSKEVTIALVGKYVELHDAYLSVVESLGHGGLANGANVNIKWINSVDVTSENVNEILKDVDGVLVPGGFGDRGIEGKIESIRWARENKLPFFGICLGMQCAVIEYARNVLGFTDAHSSEIAPDTKHPVIDLMPDQKDIDEKGGTMRLGLYACKLYKDTNAISAYSEPVIYERHRHRYEFNNEYRSSLVENGLILSGTSPDERLVEIVEIKDHPWFVAVQFHPEFKSRPNKPHPLFRDFIKAALK, from the coding sequence ATGAAAAATACTAAGTACATTTTTGTAACTGGTGGTGTCGTTTCATCATTGGGAAAAGGAATAACAGCGGCTTCTCTTGGAAGACTGCTTAAAAATAGAGGTTTAAAAGTCTCCATACAAAAATTTGATCCATATATAAATGTTGATCCAGGCACTATGAGCCCATATCAACACGGAGAAGTTTTTGTTACAGACGATGGCGCCGAAACCGATTTGGATCTTGGTCACTACGAAAGATTTATAGATGAAAATCTAAGTAAAAATAGTAATGTTACTACAGGTAAAGTCTATTGGTCAGTTATATCAAAAGAAAGAAAAGGTGACTATCTTGGTGGAACCGTACAAGTAATTCCTCATATAACAAATGAACTTAAAGACAGAGTATATAGAGTTGCTAAGGAAAAAGATGTAGACATAGTCATAACAGAAATAGGTGGAACTGTTGGAGATATAGAATCCCTTCCATTCCTAGAAGCTATACGACAAATAAAATATGAAGTAGGTAGTGGTAATTCATGTTTTATTCACGTAACCTTAGTTCCATATTTAAGAAAAGCAGGAGAAATTAAAACAAAACCAACTCAGCATTCAGTTAAAGAATTAAGAAGTATTGGTATTCAACCTGATATAATAGTATGTCGTACAGAAAAAGAATTATCTGAGGACGTTAGAAATAAACTTGGTCTATTCTGTAACGTAGACGGAAAGGCTGTAATACAAAATTTAGATGCCGAAAACCTTTATGAAATTCCTCTATTACTTCACAAAGAAGGCTTAGATACTCTAGTATGCGAAAAACTTGCACTAAATTGCAGTGATGTTGACAATACTGAATGGATAGAAATGGTGAAAAATCTAAAAAATCTATCAAAAGAAGTTACAATAGCACTAGTTGGTAAATACGTAGAATTACACGATGCTTATCTTTCAGTGGTTGAATCCCTTGGTCACGGAGGGCTTGCAAATGGAGCAAATGTAAATATAAAATGGATAAACTCCGTAGATGTTACCAGCGAAAATGTCAATGAAATCTTGAAAGATGTAGATGGAGTATTAGTTCCTGGTGGTTTCGGAGACAGGGGTATTGAAGGGAAAATAGAATCCATAAGATGGGCAAGAGAAAACAAGCTTCCATTCTTTGGTATATGTCTTGGAATGCAATGTGCTGTAATAGAATATGCTAGAAACGTACTGGGATTTACAGATGCCCACAGTTCAGAAATAGCTCCTGATACCAAGCACCCTGTAATAGATTTAATGCCTGACCAAAAGGATATAGATGAAAAAGGCGGCACTATGAGATTAGGTCTATATGCTTGTAAATTATACAAAGATACAAATGCTATATCTGCATATAGCGAACCTGTTATATACGAAAGACATAGACATAGATATGAATTCAATAATGAATATAGAAGCAGTTTAGTTGAAAATGGACTTATACTTTCAGGAACAAGCCCAGATGAAAGATTAGTAGAAATTGTAGAAATTAAAGATCATCCTTGGTTTGTAGCTGTTCAGTTCCATCCTGAATTTAAATCAAGACCAAATAAACCACACCCACTTTTCAGAGACTTTATTAAAGCCGCATTAAAATAA
- the prfA gene encoding peptide chain release factor 1, whose amino-acid sequence MLERLNFIENKYEELSIKISDPTVMANQKEWQKLCKEHAEMETIVTKYRQYKSAQETIKDDQEMLSEKIDRELKEMVEEEVKELQGNLTKYEEELKILLLPKDPNDNKNVFVEIRGGAGGEEAALFAANLFRMYTRYAERKGWNVEIMSANETDIGGFKEVVFMIKGEGAYSRLKFESGAHRVQRVPDTESSGRIHTSTSTVAVLPEVEDVDVEINPNDLRIDVFRASGHGGQCVNTTDSAVRITHLPTGMVVSCQDEKSQLKNKEKAMKVLRARLYEKAQEERNAGIAEDRRSQVGTGDRSERIRTYNFPQGRVTDHRIGMTLYKLDSFLDGEIDEIIDALITEEQAEKMKAIGNEAV is encoded by the coding sequence ATGCTTGAAAGACTTAATTTTATAGAGAATAAATATGAAGAATTATCAATTAAAATTAGCGACCCAACTGTTATGGCAAATCAAAAAGAATGGCAAAAGTTATGTAAAGAACATGCCGAAATGGAAACCATAGTGACTAAATATAGACAGTACAAAAGCGCTCAAGAAACCATCAAAGACGATCAGGAAATGTTAAGTGAAAAAATAGATAGAGAACTTAAGGAAATGGTTGAAGAAGAAGTTAAGGAACTTCAGGGAAATTTAACTAAATATGAGGAGGAGCTTAAGATATTGCTTCTTCCAAAGGATCCAAATGACAATAAAAATGTATTTGTAGAAATAAGAGGTGGTGCCGGAGGAGAGGAAGCTGCACTATTTGCCGCGAATCTTTTTAGAATGTATACAAGATATGCAGAAAGAAAGGGGTGGAATGTAGAGATTATGAGTGCTAATGAAACGGATATAGGAGGATTTAAGGAAGTTGTATTTATGATAAAGGGTGAAGGTGCCTACAGCAGACTTAAATTTGAAAGTGGTGCTCATAGAGTTCAGAGAGTTCCGGATACAGAATCCAGCGGCAGAATCCATACATCAACTTCCACTGTAGCAGTTTTACCAGAAGTTGAAGATGTTGATGTAGAGATAAACCCTAATGATTTAAGAATAGATGTATTTAGAGCTTCTGGACATGGTGGTCAGTGTGTAAATACTACGGATTCAGCTGTTAGAATAACACACTTGCCGACAGGTATGGTAGTTTCCTGTCAGGATGAAAAGAGTCAGCTTAAAAATAAAGAAAAAGCCATGAAGGTTTTAAGAGCAAGATTATATGAAAAAGCTCAGGAAGAGAGAAATGCGGGAATTGCAGAGGATAGAAGAAGTCAAGTGGGAACAGGAGATAGAAGTGAGAGAATAAGAACTTACAATTTCCCTCAAGGAAGAGTTACAGACCATAGAATAGGAATGACACTATATAAGCTTGATTCCTTTTTAGATGGAGAAATAGATGAGATTATAGATGCATTAATTACTGAGGAACAAGCAGAAAAGATGAAAGCAATAGGTAACGAAGCAGTATAA
- a CDS encoding DUF1385 domain-containing protein gives MNEKPSVGGQAVIEGVMMRGSKGVATAVRKEDNTIELKVEKIIPYTKKNRFLGLPIIRGFVSLLESMIIGIRTLNYSASFFEDEENEGNTSKFDEFLKKIFKDKVNDVLMAVSLCISIIFAMGIFFVLPTFAANIFKYLNIHNTVVLNLLEGIIRVSLFILYLFLIGKMEDIQRVFQYHGAEHKTVFCYEHNEELTPENASKYSRFHPRCGTNFLFLVMIISILVFSLTGWNSLVFRIISRIVLLPIVSGVTYEVIRWMGRSDNELSKIFSYPGLMLQKLTTREPDYSQLEVAIKALKAAEGIEDDEEINIVAEEVEASS, from the coding sequence ATGAATGAAAAACCTTCTGTAGGCGGGCAGGCTGTAATTGAAGGCGTTATGATGAGAGGCTCTAAAGGAGTTGCCACTGCCGTTAGAAAAGAAGATAACACTATTGAATTAAAAGTTGAAAAAATAATACCTTATACTAAAAAGAATAGATTTCTTGGACTTCCGATTATAAGAGGATTTGTATCCCTTTTAGAATCCATGATTATAGGAATAAGAACTTTAAATTATTCAGCTTCCTTTTTTGAGGATGAAGAGAATGAAGGTAATACTTCTAAATTTGATGAATTTTTGAAGAAAATATTTAAAGATAAAGTCAACGATGTACTCATGGCAGTATCTTTATGTATATCAATTATTTTTGCTATGGGAATATTTTTTGTACTGCCAACTTTTGCAGCTAATATATTTAAATATTTAAATATTCATAATACTGTTGTTTTAAATCTATTAGAAGGAATAATAAGAGTGTCACTTTTTATTCTCTATTTATTTTTAATAGGTAAAATGGAAGATATACAAAGAGTTTTTCAGTATCATGGAGCAGAACATAAGACAGTATTCTGCTATGAGCATAATGAGGAGCTAACTCCTGAAAATGCATCAAAATATTCTAGGTTTCATCCAAGATGTGGAACAAATTTTTTATTCTTGGTTATGATAATAAGTATATTGGTGTTTTCACTTACAGGGTGGAACTCTCTTGTATTTAGAATTATTTCAAGAATAGTACTTTTACCTATTGTATCTGGAGTAACTTATGAAGTAATAAGGTGGATGGGAAGAAGTGATAATGAGTTATCAAAAATATTTTCATATCCAGGATTAATGCTGCAAAAGCTTACTACAAGGGAACCGGACTATAGTCAATTAGAAGTTGCCATTAAAGCTTTGAAAGCAGCAGAGGGTATAGAAGATGATGAAGAGATTAACATAGTAGCAGAAGAAGTTGAAGCAAGTTCTTAA
- a CDS encoding L-threonylcarbamoyladenylate synthase has translation METKVNVLDSNNLDENILKEVANVIRNKGLVAFPTETVYGLGANALEPEAVKKIFLAKGRPQDNPLIIHIYDLDQISSLARNIPEISRKFMDKFWPGPMTIILEKTDLVPEVTSAGLSTIGIRMPKSIIARAIIKESGVPIAAPSANISGRPSPTDMERCVEDLKGKVDYIVGGEISEVGLESTIIDCTVTPPCILRPGGITLDMLKEVDKDIYIDQSIMKKPEKDFKPKAPGMKYRHYAPKAPVKIVNGELRKTIVRINEMVEAYRNDGKKVGIMATEETKDQYENALIISVGTRKNMDSIGRNLFETLRTFDDNEVDVILSEAFEEKGFGIAIMNRLKKSAGFNVIDV, from the coding sequence GTGGAGACTAAAGTTAATGTATTAGATTCTAATAATTTAGATGAGAATATACTGAAAGAAGTTGCAAATGTCATAAGAAATAAGGGATTGGTAGCTTTTCCAACAGAGACAGTCTATGGATTAGGTGCAAATGCGTTGGAGCCAGAAGCTGTAAAAAAGATTTTTTTAGCTAAAGGAAGACCACAGGATAATCCTTTGATAATTCATATCTATGATTTGGATCAAATAAGTTCTTTAGCTAGGAATATACCTGAAATTTCCAGAAAGTTTATGGATAAATTTTGGCCTGGTCCCATGACAATTATACTGGAAAAGACAGATCTAGTACCGGAAGTTACTTCTGCGGGACTAAGTACTATTGGTATAAGAATGCCAAAAAGTATTATTGCAAGAGCAATAATAAAAGAATCAGGAGTGCCTATTGCAGCACCTTCAGCCAATATATCCGGGAGGCCTAGTCCTACAGATATGGAGAGATGTGTGGAAGACTTAAAGGGAAAAGTTGACTATATAGTAGGCGGCGAAATCTCAGAAGTGGGACTAGAATCTACTATTATAGATTGTACTGTCACTCCTCCTTGTATATTAAGACCCGGTGGTATAACTCTTGATATGCTTAAAGAAGTAGATAAAGATATTTACATAGATCAATCAATAATGAAAAAGCCAGAAAAAGATTTTAAGCCCAAAGCTCCAGGCATGAAATACAGACATTATGCTCCTAAAGCACCTGTAAAAATTGTTAATGGAGAATTGAGGAAAACCATTGTAAGAATTAATGAAATGGTGGAAGCTTATAGAAATGACGGCAAAAAGGTTGGAATTATGGCTACTGAAGAGACAAAGGATCAATATGAAAATGCTTTGATTATATCTGTTGGAACTAGAAAAAATATGGATAGTATAGGAAGAAATCTTTTTGAAACTCTTAGAACTTTTGATGACAACGAAGTGGATGTTATACTATCTGAGGCCTTTGAGGAAAAAGGATTTGGCATAGCCATAATGAATAGATTAAAAAAGTCTGCAGGATTTAATGTAATAGATGTCTAG
- the rpmE gene encoding 50S ribosomal protein L31 codes for MKEGIHPEYHHDAVVKCACGNTFTTGSTKTELKVDICSKCHPFFTGRQKLVDVGGRVEKFRKKYNLSEEE; via the coding sequence ATGAAAGAAGGCATACATCCAGAGTATCATCATGATGCAGTTGTTAAATGTGCATGTGGAAATACTTTCACAACAGGTTCAACAAAAACAGAACTTAAAGTAGATATTTGTTCAAAATGCCATCCTTTCTTCACTGGACGTCAGAAGTTAGTTGACGTTGGTGGTAGAGTTGAAAAATTCAGAAAGAAATACAATTTATCTGAAGAAGAATAA
- a CDS encoding IS1182 family transposase, producing MAKYINLHKNYTLNRGSYQLKLPLNMDYMIPDNDSVRLLSQFVEEMDLTDLYLTYSRLRENQATPRQMLKIVLYSYMNHRYSSREMETSCKRDVNFMYLLEGSPVPDHSTFARFRSIHLSQCAETIMAEMTNFLYEIGEILGDAIFIDGTKIEACANKYTFVWKKAVSKNLERLLYKLADFVAECEELYGLKLVYENRVKIKHVKKLRKKLYALKQEENIEFVHGCGKRKTPIQRSIEKLEEYLNKLKEYTQKIHICGKRNSYSKTDKDATFMRMKEDAMKNGQLKPAYNVQHGVDSEYIVWLTVGDQPADTTTLIPFLKSMENFLHFRYLKITTDSGYESEENYVYTKENGQLSYIKPANYEIAKTRKYKDDISRIENMDYDEFGDYYTCKNNKKLTVNRIIKRKSKTGYVSEKTIYTCADCSNCNQKNKCIKGHNCKTPLEDRVKNLETSKLFNMLRKENLERIVSEEGCELRMNRSIQAEGSFAEIKQDMGFRRYLSRGKKNVLAESILLAMAHNINKLHNKIQSDRTGTHLFPLKKSA from the coding sequence ATGGCAAAATATATTAATTTACATAAAAATTATACTTTAAATCGCGGAAGTTATCAATTAAAACTTCCACTAAATATGGATTACATGATTCCAGATAATGATTCGGTGCGTTTGCTAAGTCAGTTTGTAGAGGAGATGGATTTAACAGATTTATATTTGACTTATTCTCGATTAAGGGAAAATCAGGCTACGCCTCGTCAGATGCTGAAGATTGTACTTTATTCTTACATGAATCATAGATATTCTTCTAGGGAAATGGAAACCTCCTGCAAAAGAGATGTAAATTTCATGTACCTTTTAGAGGGTTCACCAGTACCAGATCATTCTACCTTTGCAAGATTCCGTAGTATCCACCTTTCTCAATGCGCAGAAACAATTATGGCAGAAATGACAAACTTTCTTTATGAAATTGGAGAAATATTAGGGGACGCTATATTTATTGACGGTACAAAGATAGAGGCATGTGCCAATAAGTATACTTTCGTTTGGAAAAAAGCAGTTTCAAAAAATTTGGAGAGACTACTTTATAAATTAGCTGATTTTGTAGCTGAATGCGAAGAACTATACGGACTAAAGCTCGTATATGAAAACAGAGTAAAAATAAAGCATGTAAAGAAGCTACGCAAGAAACTTTATGCCTTGAAACAAGAAGAAAATATTGAATTTGTACATGGATGTGGTAAAAGGAAAACTCCAATTCAACGTTCTATTGAAAAACTCGAGGAATATCTTAATAAGCTAAAAGAATACACACAGAAAATCCATATCTGCGGTAAGCGTAATAGCTATTCGAAGACAGATAAAGATGCAACTTTTATGAGGATGAAAGAAGACGCCATGAAAAACGGTCAGTTAAAACCTGCTTACAATGTGCAGCATGGAGTTGATTCTGAATATATAGTGTGGCTTACTGTAGGCGATCAGCCTGCGGACACCACAACGTTGATTCCATTTCTAAAAAGCATGGAGAACTTCTTGCATTTTAGATATTTAAAAATAACTACAGACTCAGGCTATGAGAGTGAAGAAAATTATGTTTATACTAAAGAAAATGGACAGTTATCATATATTAAGCCAGCAAATTATGAAATAGCTAAAACAAGAAAATATAAGGATGATATAAGCCGAATAGAAAACATGGACTATGATGAATTTGGTGATTATTATACTTGCAAAAATAATAAGAAGCTAACAGTAAATAGAATAATAAAAAGAAAAAGTAAGACTGGTTATGTAAGTGAAAAAACAATCTACACATGTGCGGATTGCAGTAATTGTAATCAAAAAAATAAATGTATAAAAGGACATAACTGTAAAACGCCATTAGAGGATAGAGTTAAAAATCTTGAAACTTCAAAGCTCTTCAACATGCTTCGCAAAGAGAATCTTGAAAGAATTGTAAGTGAAGAAGGTTGCGAGTTAAGAATGAATCGAAGTATTCAAGCCGAAGGCTCTTTTGCAGAGATAAAACAGGATATGGGATTTCGTAGATATCTAAGTAGAGGTAAAAAGAATGTTTTGGCGGAAAGTATTCTGTTAGCTATGGCACATAATATAAATAAGCTACATAATAAAATCCAGTCAGATAGAACTGGAACACATCTTTTTCCACTTAAAAAGAGTGCTTAA
- a CDS encoding ZIP family metal transporter, translated as MNVDTIIILMFVSTVSLLGTLIGSSVGLLIRNPSKRLLGGLIGFAAGIMLAVVAFDLIPECIKRWNFSSTISTAFVGIAIIAFTDKLTAGKKFNSNKHLQIAFLTALGLMLHNFPEGIIMGCGFIAGGSLGIKMCILIAIHDIPEGIAVAAPMVASKVDSLKIFMYTALTALPTAFGAAMGIFIGGISQGVLGTSLGLASGIMLYVVCGKMIPESNAIYSGITTTLGTLGGFLLGLTMCTVL; from the coding sequence TTGAATGTAGATACTATAATAATATTGATGTTTGTGAGTACAGTATCTTTGCTTGGAACTTTGATAGGTTCTTCAGTTGGACTTTTAATCAGGAATCCATCTAAAAGACTTTTAGGAGGACTTATTGGCTTTGCAGCGGGAATTATGCTTGCAGTTGTAGCTTTTGATCTTATTCCAGAATGTATAAAAAGATGGAACTTTTCGAGTACTATTAGTACTGCTTTTGTGGGAATAGCAATTATAGCTTTTACAGACAAGCTTACTGCAGGTAAAAAGTTTAATTCAAATAAACACTTACAAATTGCATTTTTGACAGCTTTAGGGCTTATGCTGCACAATTTCCCAGAGGGAATAATTATGGGATGTGGATTTATTGCAGGGGGAAGTTTAGGAATTAAAATGTGTATACTTATTGCAATTCATGACATACCTGAGGGAATTGCGGTGGCAGCTCCTATGGTAGCATCTAAAGTGGATTCTCTTAAGATTTTTATGTATACGGCATTAACAGCATTGCCTACAGCTTTTGGCGCAGCTATGGGAATATTTATAGGAGGTATATCCCAAGGTGTATTAGGTACAAGTCTTGGACTTGCTTCTGGAATTATGTTATATGTAGTATGTGGCAAAATGATACCAGAATCTAATGCTATTTATTCTGGAATTACAACTACTTTGGGAACTTTAGGGGGTTTTTTGCTTGGACTTACTATGTGCACAGTTTTATAG
- a CDS encoding thymidine kinase yields MYGPKNHGWIEVIVGPMYSGKSEELIRRIRRAKIAKQKVQVFKPEIDNRYSLDDVVSHCGEKEEAISVKNSQEIVNFIEEDIDVLAIDEVQFFDENIIDILTKISDSGKRVICAGLDMDFRGEPFGCVPKLMAIAEFVDKIQAICMCCGNPATRTQRLINGKPANYNDSIILIGAKESYEARCRKCHCVPKGEV; encoded by the coding sequence ATGTATGGACCTAAAAATCATGGTTGGATAGAAGTAATAGTTGGGCCGATGTATAGTGGAAAATCAGAGGAATTAATCAGGCGTATAAGGCGTGCAAAGATCGCAAAGCAGAAAGTGCAGGTTTTTAAACCGGAAATTGATAATAGATACAGCCTAGATGATGTAGTATCTCATTGTGGAGAAAAAGAGGAAGCTATTTCGGTAAAAAATAGTCAGGAAATAGTGAATTTTATTGAAGAAGATATAGATGTTTTAGCTATAGACGAAGTACAGTTTTTTGATGAAAATATAATAGATATATTAACAAAAATTTCAGATAGTGGTAAAAGAGTTATATGTGCAGGTTTGGATATGGACTTTAGAGGAGAACCTTTTGGTTGTGTTCCAAAGCTTATGGCAATAGCTGAATTTGTTGATAAAATACAGGCAATATGCATGTGCTGTGGAAATCCAGCCACAAGAACTCAAAGACTGATAAACGGTAAACCAGCAAATTATAATGATTCTATAATATTAATAGGAGCTAAGGAATCCTATGAGGCACGATGCAGGAAATGTCATTGTGTTCCGAAAGGTGAGGTGTAG
- the prmC gene encoding peptide chain release factor N(5)-glutamine methyltransferase codes for MKIQELLKSGYDILKSKNIETYMLDTQLILSKVINRDKLFIITNRDLQLDKDKIEEFFRLIKFRERKMPVKYILQSAEFMGFNYFIKSGVLIPRPDTEILVEEALSEIKMRNLRKLCDVCCGSGIIGISLANYIEDLQVIFYDISSIAIEVTNINVERFNLKQRVKVLKSDLLKRAIEDKCKFDIIVSNPPYIKKEVIETLMEDVKNYEPFIALCGGEDGLDFYRRIIEESKKVLNPDGSIIFEIGYDQKEEITELLEVSGFKDVVCVKDLSGNDRVIKGRLY; via the coding sequence ATGAAAATACAGGAACTTTTGAAATCAGGTTATGATATATTAAAATCAAAAAATATTGAGACTTATATGTTAGATACTCAGCTCATATTAAGTAAGGTTATAAATAGAGATAAATTATTTATAATCACAAATAGGGATTTACAGTTAGACAAAGATAAAATAGAAGAATTTTTTAGATTAATAAAATTTAGAGAGAGAAAAATGCCTGTAAAATATATTTTACAAAGTGCAGAATTTATGGGATTTAACTATTTTATTAAATCAGGAGTTCTTATACCTAGGCCAGATACGGAAATATTAGTAGAAGAAGCTCTATCAGAAATTAAAATGAGAAATTTAAGAAAACTTTGTGATGTATGTTGTGGAAGTGGAATAATAGGTATTTCTTTAGCAAATTACATAGAGGACTTACAGGTGATTTTCTATGATATTTCCAGTATTGCTATAGAGGTAACCAATATAAATGTAGAAAGATTTAATCTTAAGCAGCGAGTTAAAGTATTAAAAAGTGATTTGCTTAAAAGGGCTATAGAGGATAAATGTAAATTTGATATTATAGTTTCCAATCCTCCTTATATAAAGAAAGAAGTTATAGAAACTTTGATGGAAGATGTGAAAAATTACGAACCCTTTATAGCACTTTGCGGAGGAGAAGATGGATTAGATTTTTATAGGAGAATAATTGAAGAATCAAAGAAAGTTTTAAATCCTGATGGATCAATAATTTTTGAGATAGGTTATGATCAAAAAGAAGAAATTACTGAGTTATTGGAAGTAAGTGGATTTAAAGATGTGGTATGTGTTAAAGATCTTTCTGGGAATGATAGAGTAATTAAAGGAAGATTATATTAG